One window of Centropristis striata isolate RG_2023a ecotype Rhode Island chromosome 21, C.striata_1.0, whole genome shotgun sequence genomic DNA carries:
- the LOC131959829 gene encoding uncharacterized protein LOC131959829, whose amino-acid sequence MSKFRARHCNCSVPGCTNQHKCLFSVPASEEKRKPWLVIIYGKDVPATVSTNLNICAHHFTADCFANIGQYNAGFASKMTLKDGSVPTIRDTTTVESVTPSQTLQRFKHVGCQAQPETAKAATQLSWTTLKAHVRSVATQTKTDSAVDVGVGSSTGPINTTQPNGTRTSTSRPAKRPRLEVTEQEDPGEGSSPTAAPGTQDLTCDPEEPAAESTDKSEASIPIQKIPKYIVFETCLLELFESCPVCQQACDVTTTRRGTFLRVKQQCPHCKFHRQWSSQPLVGSTPAGNLQLSAAVYFSGASYRKLDRIFKSMHLKSYNCGTYRRHAKSFLEPAIVHKWKTEQDAVLQQLSLEQRVVAAGDMRADSAGHSAKYGSYTLMDLKRNTVIDIQLVQSNEVEGSHDLEKEGLKRSLALLEERAVILESIVTDRNPQIRKFLNESNIIQYYDVRHVERGISMQLEKISKRCDPLKEWVPSIKNHLYWIAASSSFPPERVAKWTSLLNHVQDIHTHDDPVFPKCLHPQSATRDAAKWLKAGSPAFDKLKRTITTKKVLENVSQLSPQSSGLLALRLPQRYASLRSQKIVFLIYWNAVQTLPGRHVFQ is encoded by the exons ATGTCCAAGTTCAGAGCAAGACATTGCAACTGTTCTGTTCCCGGCTGCACAAACCAGCACAAGTGCTTGTTTTCGGTCCCAGCATCGGAGGAGAAAAGGAAACCATGGTTAGTTATTATTTACGGTAAAGACGTCCCTGCTACCGTCAGCACTAACTTGAACATCTGTGCTCACCATTTCACTGCCGACTGCTTCGCCAACATTGGTCAGTACAACGCTGGGTTTGCCTCCAAAATGACCCTGAAAGATGGATCAGTACCAACTATACGCGACACAACAACTGTGGAATCG GTCACCCCGTCTCAGACACTGCAAAGGTTTAAACATGTTGGCTGCCAGGCTCAACCAGAGACAGCAAAGGCTGCCACACAGCTGTCCTGGACTACCCTCAAGGCTCATGTCAGAAGTGTAG CTACCCAGACGAAAACAGATTCCGCTGTTGATGTTGGAGTTGGTTCGTCTACCGGCCCAATAAACACCACACAACCTAACGGGACTCGGACATCGACCAGTCGACCAGCTAAGAGGCCTCGTCTGGAGGTAACGGAGCAGGAAGATCCTGGGGAGGGCAGCTCACCTACAGCGGCTCCAGGAACACAAGACTTGACCTGTGACCCTGAGGAGCCTGCAGCTGAGTCAACAGATAAGTC AGAAGCCTCCATTCCCATCCAAAAGATACCAAAATACATTGTGTTTGAGACCTGCCTCCTGGAGCTGTTTGAGAGCTGCCCGGTGTGCCAGCAAGCCTGTGATGTCACCACAACAAGACGTGGTACATTCCTGAGGGTGAAGCAGCAGTGTCCCCACTGTAAGTTTCACAGACAGTGGAGCAGTCAGCCTCTTGTGGGCTCCACCCCGGCTGGAAACCTTCAACTCTCTGCTGCGGTCTACTTCAGCGGGGCATCGTATCGCAAACTGGACAGG atctTCAAGTCAATGCACTTGAAGTCCTATAACTGTGGCACCTACAGAAGACATGCCAAGTCTTTCCTGGAGCCGGCCATCGTGCACAAGTGGAAGACGGAGCAGGACGCcgtgctgcagcagctcagtcTGGAGCAGAGAGTCGTTGCTGCTGGTGATATGAGGGCCGATTCAGCAG GACACTCTGCCAAGTACGGCAGCTACACGCTGATGGACCTGAAACGCAACACAGTCATCGATATCCAGCTCGTGCAG AGCAATGAAGTTGAGGGAAGTCATGATCTGGAGAAAGAGGGCCTGAAGAGGAGCCTGGCACTGCTGGAGGAACGAGCTGTGATCCTGGAAAGCATCGTGACGGATCGTAACCCACAGATCAGGAAATTCCTGAATGAAAGCAACATCATCCAGTATTATGATGTCAGACATGTGGAGAGAG GAATTTCCATGCAGCTGGAGAAGATCTCCAAAAGGTGCGACCCTTTGAAGGAGTGGGTGCCCAGCATCAAAAACCACTTGTACTGGATTGCAGCTTCCTCTTCTTTTCCCCCGGAGAGAGTGGCAAAGTGGACCTCGCTTCTCAATCACGTACAAGACATCCACACACACGACGACCCCGTGTTCCCCAAGTGTCTGCATCCACAGAGCGCCACCAGGGACGCAGCCAAGTGGTTAAAAGCTG GGAGCCCTGCGTTCGATAAGCTGAAGAGGACGATAACCACCAAGAAAGTGTTGGAGAACGTGTCACAGCTGAGCCCCCAATCATCAGGCCTCCTCGCTCTACGCCTTCCACAACGTTATGCTTCACTTCGCTCccaaaaaattgtttttctcatttattggAATGCTGTGCag ACTCTACCTGGCCGCCATGTATTTCAATGA